One Curtobacterium sp. MCLR17_032 genomic window carries:
- a CDS encoding zinc ribbon domain-containing protein: MIIFGSRTRDALVGVLFFACTLCGSTAAQRLHRLRTWFTLFFLPVFPFGHGRYVLQCAYCGGQSAMPREGAERFIADSERAQQAHLAQETLPPTGA, translated from the coding sequence ATGATCATCTTCGGCAGCCGCACCCGTGACGCCCTCGTCGGGGTGCTCTTCTTCGCCTGCACCCTCTGCGGGTCCACCGCTGCGCAGCGCCTGCACCGCCTGCGGACGTGGTTCACGCTGTTCTTCCTGCCGGTGTTCCCGTTCGGGCACGGTCGGTACGTGCTGCAGTGCGCCTACTGCGGCGGCCAGTCGGCCATGCCGCGCGAGGGCGCCGAGCGGTTCATCGCCGACAGCGAGCGGGCGCAGCAGGCGCACCTGGCGCAGGAGACCCTGCCGCCGACCGGCGCCTGA
- a CDS encoding NAD(P)/FAD-dependent oxidoreductase, with translation MVDVVVIGAGPAGLSAALNLVRAKRTVLLLDANRPRNAATLRSHGFITRDGISPLELRKLGRDEVAGYPEATVTQAVVDRVWQADGAWNVHGTWRGAEVSATARAVVIATGLRESFPALPSLRAFYGTDVHSCVECDGYGKAGQPLAFIGETDDVVNRALLVGSWSDDLIVFTNGVAPVTDAGRARLDAAGIRVDERPLADLEGDRTGMTGVRLADGDVVSRSGAFVRPEWHADLDWVDAALDRDAQGFVRVDRLGRSNLPGLYAVGDVTPPGPEQLIVAAGHGASTAAAVHRDLVGGLEDLRDAVQ, from the coding sequence CACGGTGTTGCTGCTCGATGCGAACCGACCCCGGAACGCCGCGACCCTGCGCTCGCACGGGTTCATCACACGGGACGGCATCTCACCCCTGGAGCTGCGGAAGCTCGGGCGCGACGAGGTGGCCGGCTACCCGGAGGCCACGGTGACCCAGGCCGTCGTGGACCGGGTGTGGCAGGCCGACGGCGCGTGGAACGTGCACGGGACGTGGCGGGGCGCCGAGGTGTCGGCGACCGCGAGGGCGGTGGTGATCGCCACGGGCCTCCGTGAGTCGTTCCCCGCGCTGCCGTCGCTCCGGGCGTTCTACGGCACGGACGTGCACAGCTGTGTCGAGTGTGACGGGTACGGGAAGGCGGGGCAGCCACTGGCGTTCATCGGCGAGACCGACGACGTCGTCAACCGTGCGTTGCTCGTCGGCTCGTGGTCGGACGACCTCATCGTCTTCACGAACGGCGTCGCGCCGGTGACCGACGCGGGGCGTGCGCGTCTCGACGCAGCGGGCATCCGTGTCGACGAGCGTCCCCTGGCGGACCTGGAGGGCGACCGCACCGGCATGACCGGCGTCCGGTTGGCCGACGGGGACGTGGTGTCGCGCTCCGGTGCCTTCGTGCGGCCCGAGTGGCACGCCGACCTGGACTGGGTCGACGCGGCCCTCGACCGCGACGCCCAGGGCTTCGTGCGGGTGGACCGGCTCGGTCGCTCGAACCTGCCCGGGCTGTACGCGGTCGGGGACGTCACACCGCCCGGACCGGAGCAGCTCATCGTCGCTGCCGGTCACGGCGCCTCGACCGCCGCGGCTGTGCACCGTGACCTCGTCGGTGGTCTCGAAGACCTCCGGGATGCTGTACAGTAG